GCGCCGGAGGTCTTGATTTCCACGAGGGTCGCCGGGCCGTTGTCGGGATCCGCGGACTCGCCGAGTTTGGTCCAGGTGTCCTTGCCGACCGGCACGGTCTGTGACTTGCCCTTGTTGGTCAGGGTCATTTCGACGGTGCTGCCGTCGCCCTTGGCCAGGAACGTGGCGGGAATCTCCAGGGACAGATAGCCCTTGGGGCCGTCCGAATCGAAGCAGAAGGTTTCCCGGACGCTGTTGCGGTTGGACACGATCCGGATGACGTCGGTCCGGTCGCCGCATTCGACGAGGCGGATGTTGCCGTCGCCGGTTTTGAGCACGATCCCTTGCTCGGCCAGGATTTTGTCCGCGCCGGGGTAGGCGTAGTCCTCGACCGCGGGGGTTTGCCCGTCGGTCGCCGCGGCGGCGAGACCGGGACTGGCGGACAGGACCATGCCTGCTGCCGCGCCCAGGGCCGGCAGCTGATAACGCATGCGCAACGGCCAGTTCCTCTCTTGTCGTTCTCGTATACGGGGTTGCCGTTCCGCCGACTGCGCAAGGGAAACCGGACTTGGCCGCGTGCGAGCACTCCCGCGCCCCTCTCGCGGGAGACGGAAGGCGTGCGATCCCGCACCGCTTCAGTGCCGAAGCGGCGCGGCCCCCCAGAACAGTCGACTTCAGGACAGGAATCGCGCAAACGCGCCGGGCGTTACACATTGCTCCGATTGGGGCGGAACGGTCACATTTCCTGTGTTGGTTCAGACCAGCTGCGGTAGCTTCAGCCGAAACCTGGAATTGGTGCGTCTTGTTCGCTGCGGGGGGCGTGCGCGACGCGAGTGTCGCGTGTGGACAGAGGGGGAACATGGTGAAGCTGGCGCGCGGTAGATCGAGAGCGCGTTTCGGGCTGGTGATGGCGACGGCGGTCGTGCTGGGGACGGGGGTGTGCGGCGCGCCGGTGGCGGCCGCGGCGGCTCCCGCGGCGGTCACGGCCGATGTACCGCCCACCGGGATGCCCGCGGGGTACGAATCTCCCGCTCCCGCAACGGATCGGGCGGGCGTGGTGCGGCTGATGACCGAGGGCGGTCCGGCGACGCGGCGGGCGGCGGAGGCCGCGCTGACCGGAACGGACCAGGACCTGCAGGCGTTCCTGAGCACCGGGCAGGGCCCGGCGCTGGACGTGGACGTGACGTTCGAGGTCGCGCGGATGATCGGCCTTGGCGGGCGGAAGCTCGACGAGGCCGTGCAGAAAGCGCTCGACAGTTCGGTCGCGGATCAGCGGCAATTCCTGAAATCCGGCTGGCAGGAGCCGTACACGGCCGATCAGCAGCTGCGGATCGGCTCGATGCTGGGCGGCGACGGCCGCAATCTCGAGGCGGCCGCGCAGAAAGCGCTGAACGCCAACACGGTCGCCGCGTTCCGGGACTTCCTCGCCAAGGGACAGTTCACCGCCCGGGAAGCGGACGACTGGATGCGGGTCTCGCAGATGCTCGGCAGCGGGGGCGCGAACCTGGAGCGGGCGGCGCAGGACGCTCTCGACGACGGCACCTGGCCGGTGCTCCAGGACTTCCTCGGCGCCGGGCAGCAGGTGGCCCGCGCCCGGGACAAGGAAGCGGCCGACATCGCCACGTTGACCGGGCAGGCGCAGGCCGCCGGGAAGTGGGCGCAGGCCGAGACGAAGGCGGCCAACGAAGCGGCCGATTGGGCGGTCGCCGCGTCGCAGCGGGCGAAGCAGGCCGCGGAGAAGGCCGCCCAGGAAACCGAAGCCGCGCACGGCAATGCGGTGCAGGCCGGTCTGGCGGCCGGCCGGGCCGCGGACGCCGCGAACGGAGCGGCGGCGGCGGCGCAGGCCGCGACGTCGGCGGCGAACGACGCCCACAAGGCGGCCGGGGTCGCGGCGATGGCGGCGGCGCGGGCCGCGTCGGCGTCCGCTGCGGCGGGCACGGCCGCGTCTCGGGCTAACACTGCGGCCGCGGCGGCGGCGCGCAACGGCGGTGACGCCGCGGCGGCCCGCAAGGCCGCGGAGACCGCGCGGGACGCGGCTCAGCGCGCGCAGTGGGCGGGCGAAGCTGCCGGGCACGCCGCGGAGGCGTCCGGTCAGGCCAAGACCGCCGCGCAGTCGACGAAATCCGCTGGTGCCAACGCTTCCGCCGCCGCAGGTGCGGCCGAGGCGGCCGGTCGGAGCGCGGCTGCGGCGGGTGCGGACGCGGGTGTCGCCAACCGGGCCGCGGGGCAGGCGCGCAGTGCCGCCGCGACCGCGTCCCGTGCCGCGGACAGCGCGGAGAACCTCGCCGGGCAGGCCGCGACCGCCGCGGGCGAGGCGAGACAGGCCGCGAACGCGGCGAAGGCCAATGCCGAAGCCGCCGCGCTGGCGGCCGACGAAGCCGCCGCGAGCGCCGGCCAGGCCCACGACGCCGCGCGGCTGGCCCGGGCGCACGCGGACAACGCGATCAAGGCCGCCGACGCGTCGACCGCGGCGGCCGAGCAGGCCAGCCGGGTGGAGGAGACCGCGCGCAAGGCCGAGGCCGACGCACTGGCGGCCCGCGCCCAGCAGGACCGCGAGGCCGCCAAGGCCATGGCCGCGAAGGAAAAGGAACAGCAGGACAAGGCGACGTGGAACGCGGCCGAGCAGGACCGGCTCGACGCCGAGACCCGGAAGCTGCTGGACGAGGCGGCCGCGCCTGGGGCGCCACAGGCCGATGTCGTGGCCAAGGGCCGCAAGGCCGCGGTCCGGCTGATCAGCACCGGCGGCCCCTGGACCCGCGACGCCGCCACAGCCGCCCTCGCCGGCGGCGAAGCGGACGTCGTCGAGTACATCCGCGCCGGCCGCGCCACCGCGGCCGAAGCCGACGACCGCGCCCGCGCCGCGCACCTGGCCGCGACGGCCGGCAAGCCCGCGATGAAGCAGGCCGCCGACACCGCGCTGGCCGGTGACTGGGAAGCGGTGAAACGGTTCCTGCGCGAGCAGGACTACTCCAGCCGCGACGCCGACAACAGCCTGCGCATCGGGCAGATGCTGGACAAGAACCGTCCCGCCACCTACCGCGCCGCCCAAGCGGCCCTCGACGGCACTCCCGCCGACCGGCAGGCGTTCCTGGAAACCGGCCAGTACCAGGCCGCGGTCTCCGACGACGTCTTCCAGACCGGCCAGACGCTCGGCTCCGGCGGAGCGGAACTGGAAGCCGCCGCCCAGACCGCGCTGGAGGGCCCGACCTGGCTCGCCCGCTCGTTCCTGGAAGTCGGCCAGTACCAGGCACGGCAGCGCGACCAGTACACCGAAGCGCACGTCAACGCCATGCACGCCATGCTCGAACAGGCCCACCAAGCGGCCGCCAAGGCGCGTGCCGACGCGGCCAAGGCCGGGGAGTCCGCGGCCCGCGCCCAAGGTGCGGCCCAGGACGCCGACGTCTACGCCGCGTGGGCCGGACAGTCCGCCGCCAAGGCCCAGGAATGGGCGACCCAGGCCGACCAGTCCGCGAACACGGCCCAGCAATGCGCCAACCGGGCGGCACAATCGGCCAAGACCGCGCGCGCCGCGTCCGCGTCCGCCAACAAGGACGCGACCAAAGCCGCCGGATCCGCCAAACAGGCCAACGCTTCCGCCGCCCGGGCTTCCGCCTCGGCCAGCAGCGCCAGCGCCGCTGCGGCCGCGGCTCGCAACAGTGCCCTCGCCGCCGGAAAGGACGCCACCCAAGCCGCGCAGGCTGCGACCGACGCCTACCGAGCGGCAGCCAGCAAGCCCCAGCAACCGGCGCCCGGGACCGCCCAGGACAACACCGGCTGGCGCGGCTACGACCCGCCGACGCTGGGCGGCGGTGCTGCCAACGACGTCCTCAACAAGAACGGCGCGTTCGGCAACCGCGGCGGGGGTGGAGCCAGCGGCGGCGCCGAAGAGCCGTCGGACGGCTGCACCATGGCACCGGACCGGTACCTGTGGTTCGGAGCGGACTTCAGGCCCGCCTGCGCGGCCCACGACAGGTGCTACAGCAAGGGCAGCACCACTGACCGGGACATCTGCGACGAATGGCTGGCGGCGGACATCCGCGACGCCTGCACCAACAAGTACGACTGGTGGGATCCGAACCGCTACGTCTGCGCCGGTCCCGTGACCAGTATCTACTACGGGTTCGTCCGCAAACTCGGCTGGTCTCATTATGAAGGGAGCGGGAAAAACGACATCCCCTTCTAACCGGCCCGGTCTCCACGTACCCACGTCAGCCAGCAGAAAGCAGCTATGAACAGCACCGTCAGGCTCTTGACCGCCATCGCCACCTGCTTCATCGCCGCGGGGACCGCGTTGCTGGGCGCGGGATTGCTCATGCTCGTCAACCAGCGACCCCACACCGGGGCCAACATCGGCGCCGGCGGTGCCGTCCTGTTCGGTCAGGCGATCACCGTCGGAGGCCTGCTGATCGGCGGGGCGGCCGTGGTGGCTTGGTTCCGGGCGCGGAAGCGCGAGCCGCGCCCCGCTGCCGGATTGCCGGTTCGGCAGAAACTGCTCAGGTATCTGACCGTGGCCGCGGTGGTTCTGCTTGCCGCCGGGGCCGTGGTCGAGAGCGTGGCTGCCTTCACCTTCGGCCGCATCACCCCGCTCTCCGACTTGAGTCTCAGTTATGCGATCTTCGTGGTCGGTTTCGGCCTCGTCGCCGTGGGTTTGCTCGCGGGGATCGCGCCCGCGTGGCACTGGTGGTCGAGGCGAAGGGCCGCTGCCGGGCGCTGACGGTGCGCGGTTTTCCGGCCACTGGGACGACGCGCAGTGCTGGTCTGGACCCGTTCTCGGTCCAGGCCAGCACTGCGGGCTCCGCGGTGTGCCGCATTTTTGTCACCGTTTGGCGACACCTCTGCGGGACCTCGCTTGGCTGGTCGTGACCGGATAAGATGCTTTTGCCTGAAATCAGTTGTTTCTGGGCACACAGCGCCGAACGGAGGCGTCATTCGGCCGGAAGGGATCAGGACCATCGCAGCTGATATCACGAGAGCCACGGTCAGACGCTTGACCGTCACCGCGGGCGGCCTGATCGTCGTCGGGGGACCTGCTGCTGAGCGCGGGAGCCTTGATGGCGATCGCCGAGCCGCCCGGGCCCGGCTTCAATTTCGGTGCGGCTGGCTCGCTCTTCTTCGGTCAGTGTGCGGCGGGGGCGGGTCTGCTGGTCGCCATGACGGCAGCGCTGGCTTGGCTGCGGGCGACGAGGAGCGACTGGCCTCCGCCTGCCGAGCGAAAGCGGTTGACGGCGGCCGCGGTGGTCCTGTGCGCGATCGGGGCGCTCGTGCTGGGCGTGGGTCCCCTCTTCTTCGACGGGCCGCCGGGCAGCGGCTTCGCCAGCGATATCCCGGTCTTCGTGGTCGGCCTCTGCGTTTCCGGGGCCGGCGTGCTGACCGGCCTCGCGCCCGCGTTGCGCTGGTGGAGCACTGCTCCGCGCTACTCGCCTCGCGCGTAGCGAACAGGCAGCGAGGTCGCCGAGCAGAGACGTCATTCAAGAAGGAATCCAGATAACCACTGTCAAGATCACGATGCTCGTCGCGACCTGGATGACCGTCGCCGGGATCGGGCTGGAGAGCTTCGGATAGCTCGCCGAGCTCACCCTGCCGCCGAACAGCGGGGCCAATATCGGCGGCAGCGCAGCCGCCGTCTTCGGGTCTGGGTTTGCTCGCCGCGATCCCGTAGGCGGTCGACTGGGTGTCCTGGCGCAGGACCGCGGCCCGTCTCTCGCGTCGTGTGTATCTGTCAGGCGGGCCGGGCGGTTCGCAGGGTTCGCTCGACCTCCCAGAAGGCCCGCACTGCGACGATTTGCCCTGACTTGTCGACCCGGTACACGAAAACCCCCTCCGCTTCGAGCACTTGACCGTCGTGCTGGCTCCGGACCTGGCCGGTGAAGGCGACCTCGTCCCCGCAGGCGAAGGAGTCGTCGAAGAGGAACTCGATCGACTCGTTCGGCGCGATGGCCCGGTCCCAGAAGGCCGAAATGGCGTCGCGCCCCCGGTGTCCCCGGCCTTCCGGGTCGAAAGGGGAAGGGCCGACCGGATCCTCCACGACGGCGTCCGCGGCGAAAAGCTCCAGCCAGGCCTCCTTGTCTTTCCTCCGGACGGCGGCGTGCAGAGCCTGGCTGGCGGTGCGCGCGGGATGAGGTGCGGCGGTCATCGGGCCTCCTGGGGCGGATCGTCGCTAGCCTGGGGATCATGGTGTTCGACTCCACGCGGCTGAATCTCCAGCCGTACGCCGGGTTCGAAATGGGGCGTTACGTCCGGCGCACGTATTGCAGCTGGGAGGACGCGGGCTGGGAATCCCTGCTCGTGCAGCGGTTCGAACACGTGCCCGTCGCCGAGGAAATGGCGCTGCCGGCTGCGGCGGATCTGCATCTCGTGCTGCCGGTCGGAAGAAGCGCGGTGATGGAGACGTGCCGGGGCGGCCGGTGGGGGCGCACTTCGTGGACGCCGGGGCGCGTCGAGCTGCTGCCGCCGGATCAGCCCGCGGTGCGGCGTTACCGGGCAATGGGCGCGTTGGCCAGCGTGCAGGTCCACATTCCGCGCGCCACAGTCGATTCCACCGCGGCGCAGCTCGGCGGTGCCGCGGTGGATTTCGACGCACTGGCCGCGTCGTTGACGGCCGGGGATCCGCTGGTCGAGGAGATCATCCGGGCCGTCGGCGGGGCGGGGGCCGCCGACGATCTCTATGCCGAGTCCGCCGCGGCGTTCCTGACGATGCAACTGCTCACCCGGCACACTCGGCGGTCACCGGAAGCGGTGCCAACACCCGAGAACGCGAGAGTTCGGGCGGTCGTCGCGGCGATGCGCGAGCGGCTCGCCGAGCCGATCACCTTGGCCGATCTCGCCGGTGCGGTCCACTTGAGCGTCTACCACCTGGTCCGGGTCTTCAAGGAAGCGACTGGGGAGACGCCGTACCGGTATCTGACCGGATTGCGGATCGACGAGGCGAAACGGCTGTTGCGCGACACCGACCTGACGGTCTCCCAGATCGCGGGGCGCTGCGGATTCGCCAGCCCGGCCGCCCTGTCGACGGCCTTCCTGCGGCACACGGGGACGCGGCCGTCGGCGTACCGCGGTTCTTGACCTCAGGGCTTGCGCGAGTGCCGGAAGGCTTCCCGGATCTCGGACACCAGCAGCTCCGGCTGCTCCAACCCGGGGAAGTGGCCGCCGCGGTCGAGCTCGTGCCAGGAGCGCAGGTCGAGGTAGCGGCGTTCGGCCCAGTGCCGGGCGACCGGCCAGGGGTCGGCCGGGAAGATCGAGCAGGCGGTCGGCACGGTCACCGGCTGCGCGTTCTCCTCTTCCGCGCCCCGCGGCACCCAGCGCATCGCCTCCCAGTACCACCGCGAGGACGACGCGCCGGTGCCGGTCAGCCAGTACAGCGCGATGGTGTCGATCTGCTGCGAAATGCTTACGCCGCCGCCGAATTCGGGCCGGGGGTCGGAGTAGGCGGCGAATTTCTCGCCCAGCCACGCGGCCAGGCCGGCGGGGGAGTCCAGCAGCGAATAGCCCAGGGTCTGCGGGCGGGTGCTCATCTGGATCCCGAAGCCGTAGCCGTCGGTCAGATGCCGGGTGCGCCGGTCGAGGATGCGTTGTTCGGCGGGACCGGGCGCGAGAAGGTCGTCGGGCGTGGGCGAGGCGATCGGCATCGTCAGGTGCAGGCCCGCGACGCGCTCGGGAACGAGGCGCGCGAGTTCGGTGCTCACGAACGCGCCCCAGTCCCCGCCGTGCGCGCCGAACCGCGGATAGCCGAGCGCGGTCATCAGCTGCGCCCAAGCCCGGGCGGTGCGTGCGGGATTCCAGCCCTGTTCCCGAGGCCGGTCGCTGAACCCGAACCCCGGCAGCGCGGGGACCACCAGGTGGAAGGCGTCGCGCGCGGAACCGCCGTGCGCGACCGGGTCGCTGAGCGGGCCGATGACGTCCTCGAACTCGAGGATCGAACCCGGCCAGCCGTGGGTCAGCACCAGCGGAAGCGCGTTGGCCTCGGGCGAGCGCACGTGCCAGAACGCGATCCCCAAACCGTCGACGGCCATCCGGTAGTGCGGGATGGCGTTCCACTGCTTTTGCCGGGCGTGCCAATCGTGTTCGCGCCAAGCCGTCAGCAGGGTCGACAGCTGTGCCAGCTGGAGCCCCTGGGACGCGTCCGGCACGGTCTCGTGTTCGGGAAGCCGGACGCGGTCCAGCCTGGTTCGCAATTCGGCGAGGTCCGCGTCGTCGACGTGAATGGCGAAAGGTTCGGGCGACTCGCCCGCGGAAATGTCAGCCACGCAAGGAACGCTAGGGCCGGGCGGGTGGCGCCTCAATGTTCGAGATTGCGGTGTGCGAGTCAATAATTGCGGTCGAGTCCGCAGAGGATCGGTCGCTGCCGAGCTTTCCCGCGACGCCAGTTCTGGCCGCCCGGCAAAATCGGCGGGGAGGACGACGCGCCTGCGGGCGCAGCAACGAGGCGACGCCGTTCGTTCGTGCCGTTCTTCGAAAGCCGACTCGCTGGGGTCCGAAGTGGACAGTCGCTCAAACTGACTCGGAGGAGCGGGCGAACTCGGGGTACTCCGGCCGAGTGGCGTGCAGTCGGACGAAACCGGGCCGCGCGGCCAGCGAACCGCACGCGAGTTCGGGCACCAGCAAGACAATCAGCAGCCAGATCGGCGCGTGCCAGCCGTCGGTGAGGGTGTGCAGCAGTCCGAAGGCCAGCGGGCCGCACGCGGCGAGGAGGTATCCGCCGGACTGGGCCATGCCGGAGAGTCGCGCCGTGACGGTGTGGGTGGCGGAGCGCAGGTTGAGGAGCGTCAACGCGATCGGGAACGCGGCGCCGGTGGCGATTCCGAAGACCGCGATCCAGACCCATCCCGCCTGCGGAACCAGCAGCAGACCGGTGAGCCCGATCGCCATCAGGGCGACGACTCCGAGGACGAGCGGCCGCTGGTCGCGCAGTCGGGCGGCGACCACCGGCACGACGAAGCCGAGCGGGATGCCGATGACGATCACGACCGAGTTCATCGTCCCGGCGACGGCGGGGGAGAATCCTTGGCCCTGCATGATTTCCGGGAGCCACGACGTCAGCGTGTAGAACATCAGCGACGCCAGGCCCATGAAGACCATCACGCACCAGGCCAGCGGCGAGCGCAGCAGCGAGCCCCGGGGAGGGATCGGGCTCTCTCGCCGTCGGGCGCGGAGCCCGAGCGGGCCCCACACGAGGAGAGAGAGCACGGCGGGGATGGCCCACGCGGCCAGTGTCAATCGCCAGCTGCCCAGGTGCTCCAGCGGGACGGCCAGGCCCGCTCCGGCCGCGCCGCCGACGGACAGCAGCATCATCGACAGGCCGGTCAGCGGGCCAACGCGGTCCGGGAAGAAACGCTTGATGACGGCCGGGAGCAGCACGTTGCCGACCGCGATCCCGGCTCCGGCGAGCACGGTGCCCGCGAACAGCGCCGCCGGAACGGAAAGGACCCGCAGCAGCAGTCCGGTCGTGATCGCGAGAAGCGCCGCGGTGATCGCCGCCTCGGTGCCGATCCGGCGCGCGAGCAGAGGCGCGAGTGCGGAAAAGATGCCCACGCAGAGTTCCGGCAACGCGGTGAGCACGCTGACCCCGAGCCCGGACAGCCCGAACTGGCGCTGGAGTCCGCCCAGGACCGGGGGAACGCCTGTGATGGCGGCCCGCAGGTTGAGCGCCAGCAGCACCAAGCCGACCAGGACCCAGACCGTGGTGCTCCGGCGCGGCCTCGCTCCCGGGCCGGGCCAGCGTGCGGCCCAGCGGGCCAATCCGGCCGCGATGCCAGTCACGACAACGGCTTCCGCGAACAAGGACAGCCAGACCGTGCCCATCGAGGACTCCCTTCGCAGTTCGACCTCCAGGGTGGTGCGCCGAAACGGACAGGTCCAGGTTGTCTTTTCGGACCAAACTGTGAAGAATTGGCTACATGATCGATCTGCGCCGCCTCCACGTGCTGCGCGCGGTGGACCACTACGGCACCGTGACCGCCGCGGCTCGGGCACTGCACTTCACGCCGTCCGCGGCGTCCCAGCAGATCCGTCAGCTGGGCCGGGAACTCGGGGTGGCCCTGCTCGAACCGCAGGGTCGCCGGGTGCGACTCACCCCTGCGGCGCAACGGCTTCTGACGCACGCGGACGACATCCAAGCGCGCTGGGAGCTGGCCGAACGGGACCTGCGCGCCGACCGCGACGAACCGGCCGGGCTGCTGCGCCTGGCCGGGTTTCCGGTCGCGGTGACCGCGCTGCTCGCCCCGGCCGCCGCCGCGCTCGGCACGCGCCATCCCCGGCTGGTCCCGAAGATCAGCGAGGCCGAGGCCGCCGCCTGCTTCGACCGGCTCTTCGACGGCGACGCCGACCTGGCCGTCGTGGAGGCCGCCCCGGACGAACCGCCGCGCGACCGGGCCCGGTTCGACCAGCGTCCGCTGCTGGACGATCCGTTCGACCTGGTGGTCGCCGCGGGACATCGGCTGGCCGAGCGCGACGAGGTGGACCTCGCCGAGGCCGCCGAGGAGCCGTGGATCGTGCCCAGCGCGACGTGCACGTGCCGCACGCACGTCCTGTCCGCCTGCGGCGCGGCCGGATTCACCCCCGAGGTCGCCCACGACTCGCTGAACTGGAACGCCACCTTCGCGCTCGTCGCCCACGGGCTGGGCGTGGCGCTCGTGCCCCGGACGGCGCAGGCGCCCGCGAACGCCGCCGTGGTCCGGCTGCCCTGCGCCGGCGAGCCGCGGCGGAAAATCCTCACCGTCACCCGGCCCGGCGGCCGCACCGCTCCCGCGATCGCCGCCGCGCTCGACGAACTGGAAAGCCTCGTTCCCGCTTTGCTCGCCGGGTGACTCAAGACGGCAGGTAGGGTGCGGCCATGCATCTTGCGGAGGAGTCTGGTCCCCGCCGGCGCCGACGGGGCGCGGAACTGGAAGCCGCGCTCCTCGACGCCGCGTGGGCCGAGCTGATGGAGGGCGGGTACGCCGCGCTGACGTTCGCCGGGGTCGCGGATCGCGCGGGCACCAGCCGTCCGGTCGTCAACCGCCACTGGGCGACGAAGGCGGAACTCGTCCGAGATGCGCTCGTCCGCGCCAGCGCCCGGTTCCCGCTCGCCGATCCGGACACCGGGTCGCTGCGCGAGGACACCGTCGCGCTGCTCGAACAGCTCAACGGCGCGTTCGCGATGTTCGCCGCGGCGATGACCGCCCAGCTGGCCGCGTACTTCGAAGAAACCGGCACCACGGTCGCCGAACTGCGCGGGTCGCTGATCGACGAGCGATGGGCGGTGATCGACGCGGTGACGCGCCGGGCCGTCGAGCGGCGGGAAATCGACGAAGCGAAACTCACGCCGCGGATCGCGCGGTTGCCCTATGACCTGCTGCGCAACGAAACCTTGCTGAATCTGGAGCCGATGTCGCCGGAGGCGATCCGGGAAGTGGTGGACACGATTTTCCTGCCGCTGATCGCCCGGAAACGCCCGGGTGCCCGGGCTCGATAGCCGCGGGTTCCCGCCGGTGAGGGGTGGCTCACGTTCTCCCTAAGATGCACTGATGCATCTTATAGTGGAGTCAGGCCGGTGAGTGCTGGCCTCGCTTCAGGGAGGAGAACTGCGATGACCGCAGTGACAGTCGAGGTGCGGACGATGGGCCGCACTGTCGACGAATCCGTTGTGGACCAATGGGAACTGAAGGCAGCGCGCCGCGCTTTGCGTAACCTCAAAGAGGTCGCGGGCGGGCAGGTCATGATGGATCTGCTGGCCGCGCAGATCGAGGACGGTGACCGATATCACCGGGACCTCGTCACGGCGTCGGACGGCGGCTACCGCGAATCGCGCACCGAGTTCGCCGTGCGCGGTCTCAGCGGCACGGAACTGGCGGAATGGTTCCAGGGCCAAGCCGCCACGGGCCGGTTCCAGGACAAGGCTTTGCTGCTGAACGCGCACCCCGAGCACTACGTCGAACCGCCGCAGTATCCGGGCGGAATGGTGGAGACGATCGGCGGTCACCTCACGCGCTTCCGCGTCGCGGTGGCGAGGGAGTTGCCCGCCGCGGTCGCGGCCTACCTCGACGCGCCATACCCGGTGTCGCTGATGAACGCGGAACTCACCCTCGACGACGGCACGCCGTTCGCGTACTGCCTGCACCAGGCTCGCGACACCGACACCGGCGCGGACGTCGTCGTGCGCGTCGTTTATCCCGCCGCAGCACCGGATTCGATGATCGAAGGCCACTGCGAACATCTGGCGATCGAGTTCCGCAGCTGGATCCGCAACGCGGCGGCGCAACGGTAAGCCGGCAACGCGGCGCTCAGGACGGGTGCGACGCGAAATCTCCGCGGGCGGCGGCGTTTTCGCGGCCTCGCTGCCACCGCGCTGTCGCACTTCCCCGCGCCAGGTGATCGGTCGCGAGTTCATCCCGGCAAACCCGCCGATCGTGCACCGTGCACTGTCGCGCTGCCCCCGTTTCGTCGCCGTGCCCGAAGCGCTCCGCCCGGTGCGGTTCCTACCGTCGACCCCGACGTTGTGATCCGGTCCGCACGACAGGAGCCCGCCGATGACCCATCCTTTCCGCAGCAGGCTGGGAGTGCTGCTCGGCAGCACCACTCCGCCCGAACAGATCGGAGCGCAGGCGGCCGCCGCGGAGGCCGCCGGTTTCGGGGAGTTGTGGCTGCCGGAGGACTACTTCTTCCTCGGCGGCATCGCCGGTGCCGCGCTCGCGCTCGGGGCGACGTCGCGGGTCCCGGTCGGCATCGGGGTCGTGTCGTCGGTCGTGCGGCATCCGGCGCTGCTGGCCATGGAGATCAGCACGCTCGCCCGTGCCTATCCGGGCAGGCTGATGCCCGGGATCGGGCACGGCGTTCCCGCTTGGACCGCCCAGATGGGCCTGACCCAGCGGTCGCCGATGAGCGCCCTGCGCGAAAC
The nucleotide sequence above comes from Amycolatopsis sp. AA4. Encoded proteins:
- a CDS encoding epoxide hydrolase family protein, coding for MADISAGESPEPFAIHVDDADLAELRTRLDRVRLPEHETVPDASQGLQLAQLSTLLTAWREHDWHARQKQWNAIPHYRMAVDGLGIAFWHVRSPEANALPLVLTHGWPGSILEFEDVIGPLSDPVAHGGSARDAFHLVVPALPGFGFSDRPREQGWNPARTARAWAQLMTALGYPRFGAHGGDWGAFVSTELARLVPERVAGLHLTMPIASPTPDDLLAPGPAEQRILDRRTRHLTDGYGFGIQMSTRPQTLGYSLLDSPAGLAAWLGEKFAAYSDPRPEFGGGVSISQQIDTIALYWLTGTGASSSRWYWEAMRWVPRGAEEENAQPVTVPTACSIFPADPWPVARHWAERRYLDLRSWHELDRGGHFPGLEQPELLVSEIREAFRHSRKP
- a CDS encoding nuclear transport factor 2 family protein gives rise to the protein MTAAPHPARTASQALHAAVRRKDKEAWLELFAADAVVEDPVGPSPFDPEGRGHRGRDAISAFWDRAIAPNESIEFLFDDSFACGDEVAFTGQVRSQHDGQVLEAEGVFVYRVDKSGQIVAVRAFWEVERTLRTARPA
- a CDS encoding helix-turn-helix domain-containing protein, which translates into the protein MVFDSTRLNLQPYAGFEMGRYVRRTYCSWEDAGWESLLVQRFEHVPVAEEMALPAAADLHLVLPVGRSAVMETCRGGRWGRTSWTPGRVELLPPDQPAVRRYRAMGALASVQVHIPRATVDSTAAQLGGAAVDFDALAASLTAGDPLVEEIIRAVGGAGAADDLYAESAAAFLTMQLLTRHTRRSPEAVPTPENARVRAVVAAMRERLAEPITLADLAGAVHLSVYHLVRVFKEATGETPYRYLTGLRIDEAKRLLRDTDLTVSQIAGRCGFASPAALSTAFLRHTGTRPSAYRGS
- a CDS encoding MFS transporter, producing MGTVWLSLFAEAVVVTGIAAGLARWAARWPGPGARPRRSTTVWVLVGLVLLALNLRAAITGVPPVLGGLQRQFGLSGLGVSVLTALPELCVGIFSALAPLLARRIGTEAAITAALLAITTGLLLRVLSVPAALFAGTVLAGAGIAVGNVLLPAVIKRFFPDRVGPLTGLSMMLLSVGGAAGAGLAVPLEHLGSWRLTLAAWAIPAVLSLLVWGPLGLRARRRESPIPPRGSLLRSPLAWCVMVFMGLASLMFYTLTSWLPEIMQGQGFSPAVAGTMNSVVIVIGIPLGFVVPVVAARLRDQRPLVLGVVALMAIGLTGLLLVPQAGWVWIAVFGIATGAAFPIALTLLNLRSATHTVTARLSGMAQSGGYLLAACGPLAFGLLHTLTDGWHAPIWLLIVLLVPELACGSLAARPGFVRLHATRPEYPEFARSSESV
- a CDS encoding LysR family transcriptional regulator, whose protein sequence is MIDLRRLHVLRAVDHYGTVTAAARALHFTPSAASQQIRQLGRELGVALLEPQGRRVRLTPAAQRLLTHADDIQARWELAERDLRADRDEPAGLLRLAGFPVAVTALLAPAAAALGTRHPRLVPKISEAEAAACFDRLFDGDADLAVVEAAPDEPPRDRARFDQRPLLDDPFDLVVAAGHRLAERDEVDLAEAAEEPWIVPSATCTCRTHVLSACGAAGFTPEVAHDSLNWNATFALVAHGLGVALVPRTAQAPANAAVVRLPCAGEPRRKILTVTRPGGRTAPAIAAALDELESLVPALLAG
- a CDS encoding TetR/AcrR family transcriptional regulator → MHLAEESGPRRRRRGAELEAALLDAAWAELMEGGYAALTFAGVADRAGTSRPVVNRHWATKAELVRDALVRASARFPLADPDTGSLREDTVALLEQLNGAFAMFAAAMTAQLAAYFEETGTTVAELRGSLIDERWAVIDAVTRRAVERREIDEAKLTPRIARLPYDLLRNETLLNLEPMSPEAIREVVDTIFLPLIARKRPGARAR